In the Candidatus Poribacteria bacterium genome, one interval contains:
- the fusA gene encoding elongation factor G: MKQYRTDQIRNIAIIAHSGAGKTSLVEAMLYNGGAIERMGAVDSGTSVADYAADEIERKTTLNCSVCIAEWEGHKLNLIDTPGAEDFYGDLHSVLRVVDAVVVVVDATTGVEGGTEKVWEVADKYGLPCLIFINKMDKENASFENALASVEETLETRAVPMQLPIGKEEQFAGVVDVIQMAAYLQPDGSKRAAKSEIPTDLETQAEETREALVEVAAESDDELIEKFFEGELSDEEIQNGLQLGIFENQFTPVLCGAALNNIGVQQLMDTLLTGCPSPVDVGTVTSTENEEDSREPSLDAPMSAVVFKSIADPFAGQLSFFRVYSGTLEGDTQVSNSTRGQVERLGKTAFMNGKDSINTPQVQAGDIGALTKLAATQTGDTLCDRDAPIQLPGVEFPNSTISYAIHPTREGDDEKLMTSLTRMSEEDPTFRIERNEVTKQLLISGLGDLHININRERMADKFGVETEVSPPKVPYRETIRRSVRSVQGRHKRQSGGRGQFGDVTINLAPLQRGEGFEFVNNIVGGAIPRNYIPAVEKGIRERMDRGLLAGFPVVDIQIDLFDGKYHPVDSSDMAFQIAGSIAFAAAAEEADPCLLEPVMSVDITVPEQFMGSIIGDLNGRRGQVMGVEQIGRKQVIQANIPLSEMLRYSIDLKSMTSARGTFIMEFSHYEITPDDVAQKVIAASKTEEEE; this comes from the coding sequence ATGAAACAATACAGGACAGACCAGATCCGAAACATTGCAATTATCGCGCATTCAGGAGCAGGCAAAACATCACTCGTTGAAGCGATGCTTTACAACGGGGGTGCTATTGAGCGAATGGGGGCTGTCGATAGTGGAACTTCTGTAGCTGACTATGCCGCTGACGAGATTGAACGTAAAACGACCCTCAACTGTTCAGTCTGTATTGCAGAATGGGAAGGACATAAACTAAATCTGATTGATACCCCGGGTGCAGAAGATTTTTATGGCGACCTCCACAGTGTACTTCGAGTCGTCGACGCTGTTGTTGTCGTTGTCGATGCAACAACCGGTGTCGAAGGTGGCACTGAAAAGGTGTGGGAAGTCGCAGACAAATATGGACTGCCATGCCTCATCTTCATCAACAAAATGGATAAAGAGAACGCCAGTTTTGAAAACGCACTCGCAAGTGTTGAAGAGACTTTAGAGACTCGGGCGGTCCCTATGCAACTCCCCATCGGTAAAGAGGAGCAGTTCGCCGGTGTTGTTGATGTCATACAGATGGCGGCTTATCTGCAACCCGATGGAAGTAAGCGTGCAGCGAAATCCGAAATACCCACAGACTTGGAGACACAGGCTGAAGAAACTCGCGAAGCACTCGTTGAAGTTGCTGCAGAAAGTGACGATGAACTCATTGAGAAGTTTTTTGAAGGTGAACTATCGGATGAAGAGATTCAGAACGGCTTGCAACTTGGGATTTTCGAGAACCAGTTTACCCCTGTGCTTTGCGGCGCTGCCTTGAACAATATCGGCGTACAGCAATTGATGGACACATTACTGACGGGTTGTCCATCTCCGGTCGATGTAGGCACAGTTACATCTACAGAGAATGAAGAGGACAGCCGCGAGCCCTCACTGGATGCACCGATGTCGGCTGTTGTATTCAAATCAATTGCCGATCCGTTTGCAGGACAATTGAGCTTCTTCCGTGTCTATTCCGGTACGCTGGAAGGGGATACGCAAGTCAGCAATTCAACGCGAGGACAGGTGGAACGTCTCGGAAAAACGGCGTTCATGAATGGCAAGGATTCGATCAATACCCCACAGGTACAAGCTGGAGATATCGGCGCACTCACGAAACTCGCCGCGACCCAGACGGGGGACACGCTCTGCGACAGAGATGCCCCTATTCAACTTCCAGGGGTCGAGTTCCCCAATTCCACCATCTCTTATGCCATTCATCCGACGCGCGAGGGCGACGATGAAAAGTTGATGACATCACTCACACGGATGTCCGAAGAAGATCCGACGTTTAGGATCGAGCGCAACGAAGTTACCAAACAGCTCCTCATCTCCGGGCTTGGAGACCTGCACATCAACATCAATCGGGAACGAATGGCAGACAAATTCGGGGTTGAGACGGAAGTCTCACCGCCAAAAGTCCCGTATCGGGAAACAATTCGTCGCAGTGTTCGAAGCGTCCAAGGCAGACATAAACGTCAATCCGGTGGGAGAGGGCAGTTCGGTGATGTTACGATTAACCTCGCCCCCTTACAACGCGGTGAGGGCTTTGAGTTTGTTAACAACATCGTCGGCGGTGCGATCCCGCGTAACTATATCCCGGCTGTCGAGAAAGGCATCCGTGAGAGAATGGATAGAGGTTTACTCGCAGGCTTCCCAGTCGTCGATATCCAAATTGATCTCTTTGATGGTAAGTACCATCCTGTCGATTCTTCGGATATGGCGTTCCAGATCGCGGGTTCTATCGCCTTCGCTGCCGCTGCAGAAGAAGCCGATCCGTGTTTGCTCGAACCGGTCATGAGTGTCGATATCACGGTGCCTGAACAGTTCATGGGCAGCATCATCGGCGACCTGAATGGACGACGTGGACAGGTAATGGGTGTCGAACAGATAGGAAGAAAGCAAGTAATTCAGGCGAATATTCCTTTGTCGGAAATGCTCCGGTATTCCATTGATCTCAAGTCGATGACGAGTGCGCGTGGCACTTTCATCATGGAGTTCTCGCATTACGAGATTACACCTGATGACGTTGCGCAGAAAGTAATCGCTGCGTCGAAAACCGAAGAGGAAGAGTAG
- a CDS encoding aldehyde dehydrogenase family protein: protein MQMHVGGEWIDKSDKIDVLSPFDGSVVDTVPRGNAADVETAIQTAERGAKIMAGMTGYERYEILRKVADLMVERSGELAEVITREEGKILAEATIEATRASEIIALSAEEAKRLTGETIPLEGAPGVKDKLGFTVCMPCGIVAGISPFNFPLHLVCHKAGPAIAGGNAIIIKPATDTPLSALKLVELFLEAGTPPEAIQCVTGPGGEIGDTLCADQRVRKITFTGSRDVGEHICKVAGLKRVTMELGSNSPLIVMPDADPEKVARAAAASGYSNAGQVCISTQRVIAHEKIYGDFLDAFQAEVAQISTGDPLAEGTRMGPMIREGDATRVAEWIQEAVADGAELLAGGDKQDQFVTPAILANVKPEMKISCDEVFGPAVGVTRVNDIDEAIALANDTNYGLSAAIFTQNVDWAMKFVREVESGNLMVNWGTQWRADLMPYGGVKESGMGKEGPKYAIEEMTELKMAIFHLDS from the coding sequence ATGCAAATGCACGTAGGTGGAGAATGGATTGATAAATCCGATAAAATTGACGTACTGAGTCCCTTCGACGGTTCAGTTGTTGACACTGTTCCCAGAGGGAACGCAGCCGACGTTGAAACCGCTATTCAGACAGCGGAACGTGGCGCAAAGATCATGGCGGGGATGACCGGCTATGAACGCTACGAAATCCTGCGCAAAGTTGCGGACTTGATGGTGGAACGGTCAGGTGAACTCGCTGAAGTTATCACTCGCGAGGAAGGGAAAATCCTTGCCGAGGCGACAATTGAAGCGACGCGCGCTTCTGAAATTATTGCCCTCTCTGCGGAGGAGGCAAAACGCTTAACCGGTGAAACGATTCCTCTTGAAGGCGCGCCTGGGGTCAAAGACAAACTCGGCTTTACAGTCTGCATGCCGTGTGGTATCGTCGCCGGTATTAGTCCGTTCAACTTTCCGTTGCACCTTGTCTGCCACAAAGCGGGTCCCGCAATCGCTGGTGGAAATGCTATTATCATCAAACCCGCGACGGATACACCCCTCTCGGCTCTAAAACTCGTGGAACTCTTTTTGGAAGCGGGGACACCGCCTGAGGCGATTCAGTGTGTGACGGGACCCGGTGGCGAGATCGGTGATACCCTTTGTGCAGATCAGCGCGTCCGAAAAATTACCTTTACCGGTAGCCGTGATGTCGGTGAACATATCTGTAAGGTCGCAGGATTAAAGCGTGTCACGATGGAACTCGGCTCGAATTCACCGCTCATTGTCATGCCCGATGCGGATCCCGAAAAAGTTGCGCGTGCAGCAGCGGCATCCGGTTATTCTAATGCGGGACAGGTCTGTATCTCAACGCAGCGCGTCATCGCACATGAAAAAATCTACGGTGATTTCTTAGATGCGTTCCAGGCGGAAGTCGCTCAAATCAGCACCGGTGACCCTCTCGCCGAAGGAACGCGGATGGGACCGATGATTCGGGAAGGCGATGCGACTCGCGTTGCTGAATGGATTCAGGAGGCTGTCGCCGATGGCGCGGAACTCCTCGCCGGTGGAGATAAGCAGGATCAATTCGTTACGCCTGCCATCCTTGCCAACGTCAAGCCGGAGATGAAGATTTCTTGTGATGAGGTTTTCGGACCGGCAGTCGGTGTAACGCGCGTTAACGACATCGACGAAGCGATCGCTCTCGCCAACGATACGAACTACGGGCTGAGTGCCGCCATCTTTACGCAGAATGTGGATTGGGCAATGAAGTTTGTCCGTGAGGTCGAATCTGGCAACCTGATGGTGAACTGGGGCACACAGTGGCGCGCGGATCTGATGCCGTATGGCGGCGTCAAAGAGAGCGGTATGGGAAAAGAGGGTCCGAAATACGCCATAGAAGAAATGACTGAATTGAAGATGGCGATCTTCCATTTAGATAGCTAA